From one Ursus arctos isolate Adak ecotype North America unplaced genomic scaffold, UrsArc2.0 scaffold_1, whole genome shotgun sequence genomic stretch:
- the NDUFB3 gene encoding NADH dehydrogenase [ubiquinone] 1 beta subcomplex subunit 3 produces MAHGHGHEHGHSKLELPDYKQWKIEGTPLETVQEKLAARGLRDPWGRNEAWRYMGGFANNVSFVGALLKGFKWGFAAFVVAVGAEYYLESKNKDKHH; encoded by the exons ATGGCCCACGGACATGGGCATGAACATGGCCATAGTAAACTGGAACTTCCAGATTATAAACAATGGAAGATAGAAGGGACACCATTAGAAACTGTCCAGGAGAAGCTGGCTGCACGAGGGCTAAGGGATCCATGGGGCCG caATGAAGCTTGGAGATACATGGGTGGCTTTGCAAACAATGTTTCCTTTGTTGGTGCATTATTAAAAGGATTCAAATGGGGATTTGCTGCATTTGTGGTAGCTGTAGGGGCTGAATATTACCTGGAATCCAAGAATAAAGATAAGCATCACTGA